Proteins from one Kazachstania africana CBS 2517 chromosome 1, complete genome genomic window:
- the NAM7 gene encoding ATP-dependent RNA helicase NAM7 (similar to Saccharomyces cerevisiae NAM7 (YMR080C); ancestral locus Anc_2.489): MSGLSNDALSNAENNFTQGYDLQRTSSNSNMKTVVLDLDLEIEEDRVEQVITEDDLKDKTSELHALQQANEHACAYCGIDSPTCVIKCNSCNKWFCNSKNGTNSSHIVNHLVLSHHNVVSLHPESDLGDTVLECYNCGRKNVFLLGFVSAKSEAVVVLLCRTPCAQTKNANWDTDQWQPLIEERQFLSWVAEEPTEEDKVKARLITPSQISKLEAKWRSNKDATINDIDAPEEQEEISPLLLRYQDAYEYQRSYGPLIKLEADYDKQLKESQALEHISVTWSLALNNRHLASFSLSTFESNELKVAVGDEMILWYSGLNHPDWEGRGYIVRLPNSFQDTFTLELKPSKTPPPIHLTSGFTAEFIWKGTSYDRMQDALKKFAVDKKSISGYLYYKILGHEVVDISFDVPLPKEMSIPQFTKLNDSQSNAVKKVLQRPLSLIQGPPGTGKTVTSATIVYHLSKIHKDRILVCAPSNVAVDHLAAKLRDLGLKVVRLTAKSREDVESSVSSLALHNLVARSSQGELKKLLKMKDEIGELSAADTKRFVKLVRKAESEILAKADVVCCTCVGAGDKRLDAKFRTVLIDESTQASEPECLIPIVKGAKQVILVGDHQQLGPVILERKAADAGLRQSLFERLISLGHVPIRLEVQYRMNPNLSEFPSNMFYEGSLQNGVTIEQRTVSNSTFPWPIHGVPMMFWANYGREEISANGTSYLNRIEAMNCERIITRLFKDGVKPEQIGVITPYEGQRAYILQYMQMNGVLDKNLYVKVEVASVDAFQGREKDYIILSCVRANEQQAIGFLRDPRRLNVGLTRAKYGLIILGNPRSLSRNLLWNHLLIHFREKGCLVEGPLDNLQLSTVQLTKPQPNRNRQQNRSSFKAQFDFDFDSSMGGFSNLQEFDTQSMMSFGGGAMENGINNVFPPNDGFSSYLQNNYWNFDHMKQEPTQFTNKRGGNVQTNHEAPLDNNFARQLEHDQEMNFKHADVEEARNGMASLDI, from the coding sequence atgtcTGGTCTCAGTAACGATGCTCTCAGTAACGCTGAGAATAACTTTACTCAAGGTTACGATTTACAGAGAACGTCTAGTAACTCAAACATGAAGACGGTTGTCCTAGACCTAGACCTGGAGATAGAAGAAGACAGAGTTGAACAGGTCATAacagaagatgatttaAAGGATAAAACTTCCGAACTTCACGCTTTACAACAGGCAAATGAACATGCCTGTGCATATTGTGGTATTGATTCCCCAACATGTGTCATAAAATGTAATAGTTGCAACAAATGGTTTTgtaattcaaaaaatggaaCCAATAGTTCGCACATTGTTAACCACTTAGTGTTATCCCATCATAATGTGGTTTCTCTGCATCCTGAATCTGATCTCGGCGATACTGTTCTGGAATGTTATAATTGTGGTAGgaaaaatgttttcttATTGGGATTTGTCTCTGCAAAGAGTGAagctgttgttgttttaTTATGTAGAACTCCATGTGCGCAGACCAAAAATGCCAATTGGGATACCGATCAATGGCAGCCACTAATTGAAGAGAGACAATTTTTATCATGGGTAGCTGAAGAACCAACGGAGGAAGACAAAGTCAAGGCCCGTTTAATCACCCCAagtcaaatttcaaagttaGAAGCTAAATGGAGATCAAATAAAGATGCTACCATTAACGATATAGATGCTCCAGAAGAACAGGAAGAAATATCTCCATTACTGCTGAGATACCAGGATGCATATGAATATCAAAGATCTTACGGTCCTCTAATAAAATTGGAGGCAGATTATGATAAGCAACTGAAAGAATCTCAGGCTTTGGAGCATATATCAGTTACATGGTCCTTAGCTTTAAACAATAGGCATTTGGCCTCTTTCTCATTATCCacttttgaatcaaatgaattaaaagtTGCTGTAGGGGATGAAATGATTCTGTGGTATTCCGGCTTGAATCATCCTGATTGGGAAGGAAGAGGTTATATTGTTCGTTTACCTAATAGTTTCCAGGATACATTTACCTTAGAATTAAAACCTAGTAAAACACCACCTCCAATCCATTTAACATCTGGTTTCACTGCAGAATTCATTTGGAAGGGTACTTCTTATGACAGAATGCAAGATGCGTTGAAAAAGTTTGCAGTTGAtaagaaatcaatttctGGCTATTTATACTACAAAATTCTGGGTCATGAGGTAGTAGATATATCATTTGATGTTCCATTGCCAAAAGAAATGTCTATCCCCCAATTTACAAAGTTAAATGATTCTCAATCAAATGCGGTAAAGAAAGTTTTACAAAGACCTTTGTCTTTGATTCAAGGACCTCCAGGTACTGGTAAGACTGTTACATCAGCTACTATAGTATATCATCTATCCAAGATTCATAAAGATAGAATTCTGGTCTGTGCTCCTTCCAATGTTGCTGTTGACCATCTTGCAGCAAAATTAAGAGACTTAGGCTTGAAGGTTGTTCGTTTAACTGCCAAATCTAGGGAAGATGTAGAAAGTTCTGTTTCTAGTTTGGCTTTGCATAACCTGGTTGCAAGAAGTTCTCAAGGTGAGTTAAAGAAACTACTGAAGATGAAGGATGAAATCGGGGAACTCTCTGCAGCTGACACCAAGAGATTTGTCAAACTAGTACGGAAAGCTGAATCTGAGATTTTGGCAAAGGCTGATGTTGTTTGTTGCACTTGTGTAGGTGCAGGCGACAAGAGACTGGATGCCAAGTTCAGAACTGTTCTGATTGATGAAAGTACTCAAGCTTCTGAACCGGAATGTTTAATCCCAATTGTAAAGGGGGCTAAACAGGTCATTTTAGTTGGTGATCATCAGCAATTGGGACCAGTTATTTTGGAAAGAAAAGCCGCAGATGCAGGTTTAAGGCAATCTCTATTTGAAAGGTTGATCTCCCTAGGCCACGTTCCAATTAGGTTAGAAGTACAATATCGTATGAATCCAAATCTGAGTGAATTTCCAAGTAATATGTTCTATGAAGGTAGTTTACAGAATGGTGTTACGATAGAACAAAGAACTGTTTCTAACAGTACTTTCCCATGGCCTATCCATGGTGTTCCAATGATGTTTTGGGCAAACTATGgtagagaagaaatttcagCAAATGGTACATCATATTTGAATAGAATAGAAGCTATGAACTGCGAACGTATCATTACTAGATTATTCAAAGATGGCGTCAAGCCAGAACAAATCGGTGTTATTACGCCATATGAAGGCCAGAGAGCATATATCCTACAATATATGCAAATGAATGGTGTTTTGGACAAAAATCTTTATGTAAAAGTCGAAGTTGCTTCTGTTGATGCGTTCCAAGGTCGTGAAAAAGATTACATTATTCTTTCTTGTGTTCGTGCTAATGAACAGCAAGCCATTGGGTTTTTACGTGATCCTCGTCGTTTAAATGTTGGTTTAACTCGTGCCAAATATGGGTTAATAATTTTAGGTAATCCAAGATCATTATCTAGAAATTTACTATGGAACCATTTATTGATACATTTCAGAGAAAAAGGTTGTTTAGTTGAAGGTCCACTagataatttacaattatCTACAGTCCAATTGACTAAACCACAACCAAATCGCAACCGTCAACAGAACAGAAGCAGCTTCAAGGctcaatttgattttgatttcgaTTCAAGTATGGGAGGGTTCTCCAATTTGCAAGAATTTGATACGCAGAGTATGATGAGCTTTGGTGGAGGTGCAATGGAGAACGGGATTAACAATGTATTTCCACCAAATGATGGATTTTCATCTTATTTACAGAAcaattattggaattttgACCATATGAAACAAGAACCTACGCAGTTTACTAATAAGAGGGGAGGTAATGTTCAAACGAACCATGAAGCTCCAttagataataattttgcaAGACAACTTGAACATGACCAGGAAATGAATTTTAAGCATGCTGATGTTGAAGAAGCTAGAAATGGAATGGCATCCCTAGATATTTAG
- the ISF1 gene encoding Isf1p (similar to Saccharomyces cerevisiae MBR1 (YKL093W) and ISF1 (YMR081C); ancestral locus Anc_2.488), whose protein sequence is MSALNIFERGVQDPCSQACDYEDEEAFSYQLNDSNRSNLHTNNNSTTTVIASVDDFNRPPSVESVDIPTSPKNNSNHFGIDNKHPSNHIALSRNSIFNEDFLKITCTTNSKNGNNISNYQKNIPTNFHDSNIDSLRKIQTFPNHIPQDKYDKHSNNSINYKHFAQPQPRLVRSKTNAFESQKGPARSTTPFKRTRTNSCAFIHQLSRKPSKSQLHPDVMVWEESTDIKRHPALQMRANSLVPITTSTIDCNNINNTSNTTTTNNNNNNINISDNSKSNHHSRQNSNIPSPLTRRSSCYAIPSHVYGLEKYVNCALDELSTSENNNLKKQFNCNNDNINDNINDNDLTNDNMTNTTENLLSKTPSVSSPLNVDESFDNVSLNSSRTSSSSSLSDTLNMVAIPKLKKERSQNQAQVRPPFLNFQNRRTSFIKNSLANSFAN, encoded by the coding sequence ATGTCAGCTTTGAATATCTTTGAACGTGGCGTACAAGATCCCTGCTCTCAAGCCTGCGATTacgaagatgaagaagcttTCAGTTACCAGTTAAATGATTCAAATCGTAGTAATTTAcatacaaataataatagtacaACAACTGTAATAGCTTCAGTGGATGATTTTAACCGTCCACCCTCTGTTGAATCAGTTGATATTCCAACTTCTCCTAAAAACAATAGCAATCATTTTGGTATCGACAACAAGCATCCTTCAAACCATATAGCATTATCAAGGAATTCTATatttaatgaagatttcttgaaaattacGTGTacaacaaattcaaaaaatggtaaCAACATAAGtaattatcaaaagaataTCCCAACGAATTTTCATGATAGTAATATTGATTCATTAAGAAAGATACAAACATTCCCAAATCATATACCTCAAGATAAATATGATAAGCATTCAAATAATAGCATTAATTACAAACATTTCGCACAACCACAACCAAGACTCGTAAGATCAAAGACAAATGCTTTCGAAAGTCAAAAGGGTCCAGCAAGATCTACCACTCCCTTTAAGAGAACGAGAACAAACAGCTGTGCTTTCATTCATcaattatcaagaaaacCATCCAAATCACAACTGCATCCTGACGTTATGGTATGGGAAGAATCAACTGACATCAAAAGACATCCCGCATTACAGATGCGTGCAAATTCATTAGTGCCAATAACAACAAGTACCATCGattgtaataatattaataatactTCAAacactactactactaataataataataacaatatcaatatctCGGATAATAGTAAGAGCAACCATCATTCGAGACAAAATTCTAATATTCCTTCCCCATTAACCAGACGTTCATCCTGCTACGCCATTCCAAGTCATGTTTATGgtcttgaaaaatatgttaATTGCGCCCTAGATGAATTATCCACCTCTGAgaacaataatttaaaGAAGCAATTTAATTgcaataatgataatattaacgataatattaatgataatgacTTAACTAATGACAACATGACAAATACCACCGAAAATTTACTCTCAAAAACCCCAAGTGTATCAAGTCCCCTGAACGTTGATGAAAGTTTTGACAACGTCTCCTTAAACTCTTCAAGAACatcatcttcctcatctttATCAGATACATTGAATATGGTAGCAATTCcaaagttgaagaaagagCGTTCACAGAATCAAGCCCAGGTGAGACCTCCGTTCTTGAACTTTCAGAATAGAAGAACTTCGTTCATTAAAAACTCCTTGGCAAATTCTTTTGCTAATTAA
- the YAP3 gene encoding Yap3p (similar to Saccharomyces cerevisiae YAP3 (YHL009C); ancestral locus Anc_2.493): MNSGDTPSQHFDFLLQRQLQNQQKQQTHHHSHQSQSYQQLDSPLTYYTHQNGGEFKNFTDSDNVLRENPILNVGPALARNEQSQQLPTNTNSANHDTYVKSEPIDISFMTPPSNLSSITNWNDSPSLSITNNSKDSKAKKKAQNRAAQKAFRERKEARLKELETKLMASERDRKTLLKEIEELRKLNMEINAENRILLQKNNNSNSNVPGLLIADNLSNSDAMDDNFTNSKYSFPSEDEFFKRVLADNKNTKDQNVSQNARYTDESGRQLLTVPATWEYLNKKSEEKDFDVSYVMQRLKGNEACDEYGPAYPRSLIDMILNDATIIP; the protein is encoded by the coding sequence atGAATTCTGGTGACACACCTTCGCAGCATTTTGACTTTCTCTTACAACGACAGTTGCAGAATCaacaaaaacaacaaaCGCATCATCATTCTCATCAATCTCAGTCATATCAACAATTAGATTCACCTCTTACATATTATACGCATCAAAACGGTGGTGAgtttaaaaatttcacagATTCTGATAATGTACTACGAGAGAATCCAATATTAAATGTTGGTCCAGCATTAGCCAGAAACGAACAATCACAACAGTTGCCAACTAATACCAATAGCGCTAATCATGACACATACGTGAAAAGTGAACCCATAGATATATCTTTCATGACACCACCTTCCAATCTTAGTTCAATCACAAATTGGAATGATAGCCCTTCTTTATCTATTACGAATAACAGTAAAGATAGTaaagcaaagaaaaaagctCAGAATAGAGCGGCACAGAAAGCATTTAGAGAAAGGAAAGAGGCAAGACtgaaagaattggaaaCTAAATTAATGGCAAGTGAAAGAGATAGAAAAACCTTactgaaagaaattgaagaattgaggAAATTAAATATGGAAATAAATGCAGAGAATAGAATTCTATTACAGAAGAACAATAATTCAAACTCAAATGTCCCCGGTTTATTGATCGCTGATAATCTCAGTAATAGTGACGCCATGGACGacaattttacaaattcaaaatattctttccccagtgaagatgaattcttcaaaagagtCTTAGCcgataataaaaatacaaaaGATCAAAACGTTTCACAAAATGCTCGATATACAGATGAATCAGGAAGACAACTGTTAACAGTTCCGGCAACTTGGGAATatttaaacaaaaaatcTGAAGAGAAAGATTTCGATGTTTCATACGTAATGCAACGTCTAAAGGGTAATGAAGCTTGTGATGAATACGGCCCCGCTTATCCTAGAAGCTTGATTGATATGATTCTTAACGATGCTACTATAATACCATAA
- the KAFR0A01980 gene encoding uncharacterized protein (similar to Saccharomyces cerevisiae YHL008C; ancestral locus Anc_2.540) yields the protein MVDDSYYITPHEAALAVVATSMKKSRLKIDTLVVNSILGGILFSSGSLLYLAIHAENPQMAMNNPGILNFTGAWTFVIGLFYVIIMGCDLFNSNILYFSVGLLRNAVTIYDLLISWFFSWIGNIAGTLFVSYLFMHVSGISSSSDWINGSINIVNDKQSYTFMETFLKAIAGNFFVCLAVYLQLLSKPIHVKLIVMSLPIFTFVCCGFTHVVADMPMMFIGMLNGADLSVGKYIWKLLIPASIGNIIGGFAFSVILPYYLHLIVVERDRQRLSLPEYEARDEQPELNMDSRVVRVTTTNLDKNTTDLQDENNTSYDNKENFISDDEDSLTSIDSEENTGTNSSLNRFNRNEQPIPYRPTRTRTNDLELSKTHRNKSYHSIRSPPGVFPVIGMGEPLTKERTIENSTTMISNDHGLKKLFTTSNSNSIKNMELKEEVNYFNDGHYNVLNNKPGTRLEKAITKMLSHSTDKATLPITTQDTFPFNSPQNARTYSDINGDYGLDKMSYKVNFENALSKAGVPLNFAAMSDNIAGIDNLNAMDLSRKPTTPTQHQAYDSSNESDNDIKSQ from the coding sequence ATGGTCGACGATTCATACTACATAACTCCACATGAGGCAGCATTAGCCGTTGTCGCAACGTCgatgaaaaaatcaagacTCAAAATTGATACATTGGTCGTGAATTCGATATTGGGGGGTATTCTATTTAGCTCAGGTTCCTTACTCTATTTGGCCATACATGCTGAAAATCCACAAATGGCGATGAATAACCCTGGGATTCTGAATTTCACAGGAGCTTGGACTTTTGTCATTGGCTTATTTTACGTGATTATAATGGGTTGTGACCTatttaattcaaatattttatatttttctgTGGGGCTATTAAGAAATGCAGTAACTATTTATGATCTGCTGATTTCTTGGTTCTTTAGTTGGATAGGTAACATTGCAGGAACTTTATTTGTTTCGTATCTATTTATGCATGTCTCAGGAATCTCCAGTTCTAGTGATTGGATAAATGGTTCTATCAATATTGTCAATGATAAACAGTCATATACATTCATGGAAACCTTTTTAAAAGCCATTGCTGGTAATTTTTTCGTTTGTTTAGCTGTATACTTACAACTATTATCAAAACCCATTCACGTCAAATTAATCGTCATGTCTTTACCCATCTTCACATTCGTGTGTTGTGGATTTACACACGTTGTCGCTGATATGCCAATGATGTTTATTGGAATGTTAAATGGTGCAGATTTATCTGTTGGTAAATATATCtggaaattattgattccTGCCAGTATTGGCAATATCATAGGTGGGTTTGCCTTTTCCGTCATATTACCTTATTACTTACATTTAATTGTAGTGGAGCGTGATAGACAAAGATTATCCTTACCTGAATATGAAGCAAGAGATGAGCAGCCCGAACTGAACATGGATTCAAGAGTCGTTAGAGTTACCACCACAAATTTAGACAAAAATACCACCGATcttcaagatgaaaataatacttcatatgataataaagaaaattttattagtGACGATGAAGATTCTTTAACTTCAATAGACAGTGAAGAAAATACGGGCACTAATTCGTCATTGAACCGCTTCAATAGGAATGAACAACCAATACCTTATAGGCCGACTAGAACGAGAACTAACGATTTAGAGTTGTCTAAAACACATAGAAACAAGTCGTACCATAGTATCAGATCACCACCGGGCGTTTTCCCCGTTATTGGCATGGGTGAACCACTCACAAAAGAACGTACAATCGAAAATTCAACTACAATGATCAGTAACGATCATggtttgaaaaaattattcactACTTCAAATAGCAAttcaattaaaaatatggagttgaaagaagaagtgaATTATTTCAACGATGGTCATTATAATGTTCTTAATAATAAACCGGGGACAAGACTTGAAAAAGCAATTACAAAGATGTTATCGCATTCGACTGATAAAGCCACTCTACCCATCACCACACAAGATACATTCCCATTCAATTCTCCGCAAAATGCTAGAACCTATAGTGATATTAATGGAGACTATGGTTTGGATAAGATGTCTTATAAagttaattttgaaaatgccCTAAGTAAAGCAGGAGTACCGTTAAACTTTGCAGCCATGTCAGATAATATTGCAGGcattgataatttgaacGCAATGGATTTATCACGTAAACCTACTACACCTACTCAACACCAAGCATACGATTCATCAAATGAATCAGATAATGATATAAAAAGTCAGTAA
- the ETP1 gene encoding Etp1p (similar to Saccharomyces cerevisiae YHL010C; ancestral locus Anc_2.542) — MNFEYKLVITVSTDIQVTNSFGLFQDTDFKLSEEEQEEDRQTSSKFKFNDWRETDWFIHFTNLKTFNNKMITGDKDLITSKYLGHGIIKLFKSINDGNDDGAKSKDEDILTIPGDDTMVCILFVPTYFTVHDLLHYYIGDDIINNQISNFRILKNLNDVKMGFNFMVLMKFKDPLMAKTFKDKFNGKSFSKIDPEKCHVISIKEIVFKKNLFINDAKDFPYLLTDPFTTTKLATDVELPTCPVCLERMDSETTGLITIPCQHTFHCQCLDKWKNSQCPVCRYSSFRISRDSLLKQVGNSAHCEDCNSNDNLWICLICGNIGCSRYNLKHAISHYETTSHCFAMDMKTQRVWDYASDNYVHRLVQNEVDGKLVEITGNPTLLGSSSSSAKDHEDYSLASNFLRNKEYHLEYVQVLISQLESQREYYETKLSEKENDSKIDDLTRDLDHLKLRFKESELKKNINEVKLNNEAKENKLIIRGLQDNLDHLEKQNDLLRRQNESLVAEKNDLNDQVKDLMFYLETQEKFKDASEEDKNGTVIIQQPPASSSKSKKKRPKSNKKK, encoded by the coding sequence atgaattttgaatataaatTAGTGATAACGGTATCGACAGACATTCAGGTAACTAATTCCTTTGGGTTGTTTCAAGATACTGATTTCAAGCTATCggaagaagaacaagaagaagatagaCAAACAAGCtccaaattcaaatttaacgATTGGAGAGAAACAGACTGGTTTATTCATTTCACAAATCTGAAAACTTTTAACAACAAAATGATTACTGGTGATAAAGATTTGATTACCTCCAAGTATCTGGGTCATGGTATCATCAAGCTATTTAAATCGATTAATGATGGCAATGATGATGGTGCCAAGAGTAAAGATGAAGACATTTTGACCATTCCTGGCGACGACACTATGGTTTGTATTCTTTTCGTTCCAACTTATTTTACTGTCCATGATCTTCTTCACTATTATATAGGTGATGATATTATAAACAATCAAATATCGAACTTTAGGATCTTAAAGAACTTGAATGACGTTAAAATGGGGTTTAATTTTATGGTACTAATGAAATTTAAAGATCCTTTGATGGCAAAAACatttaaagataaattcaatggtAAATCATTCAGTAAGATTGATCCTGAAAAATGCCATGTTATTTCCATAAAAGAGATtgtattcaaaaaaaatttgtttataAATGATGCTAAAGATTTTCCTTACTTATTAACAGATCCATTCACTACAACTAAACTGGCGACAGATGTAGAATTACCGACTTGTCCCGTTTGTTTAGAGAGGATGGACTCAGAAACGACAGGACTGATTACGATCCCTTGTCAACATACTTTCCATTGTCAATGTCTTGataaatggaaaaattcGCAATGCCCTGTGTGCCGGTATTCAAGTTTTAGAATTAGTAGAgattctttattgaaaCAGGTTGGGAATTCTGCACATTGTGAAGATTgtaattcaaatgataatCTTTGGATATGTCTAATTTGTGGGAATATAGGCTGCAGTCGGTACAATTTGAAGCATGCGATAAGTCATTATGAAACTACGTCTCATTGTTTTGCAATGGACATGAAGACTCAAAGAGTTTGGGACTATGCAAGTGATAATTATGTTCATAGATTAGTACAAAATGAAGTAGATGGTAAATTAGTAGAAATCACTGGGAATCCGACACTTTTAGGgtcatcgtcatcttcCGCTAAAGATCATGAAGATTATTCATTagcatcaaattttttaagGAACAAAGAATACCATTTAGAATACGTGCAAGTTCTAATATCTCAGTTGGAATCACAACGAGAATATTATGAGACAAAACTAAGcgaaaaggaaaatgatagCAAGATCGATGATCTAACGAGAGATCTCGATCACTTAAAATTGAGGTTCAAAGAATCTgagttgaaaaaaaatatcaatgaagttaaattgaataatgaaGCCAAAGAGAATAAACTAATTATTCGTGGTCTTCAAGATAACTTGGATCACTTGGAGAAACAGAATGATCTTCTTCGAAGGCAGAATGAATCCTTAGTTGCTGAGAAAAATGATCTGAATGATCAGGTTAAAGACCTTATGTTTTACTTGGAGACTCAAGAAAAGTTTAAAGACGCATCGGAGGAAGATAAAAACGGAACTGTAATAATCCAGCAGCCGCCAGCATCGAGTAGTAAAtctaagaaaaaaagaccTAAGAGCAACAAGAAGAAGTGA